In Paenibacillus algicola, a genomic segment contains:
- a CDS encoding C40 family peptidase: MNLNMMNNSSKPWKKICTSALLSVAIAGAFAFGPAQQAAAAASAEASGNVYLRSTPSSGGKVVDKIYKGDDVSILAQSGDWYRIRTGDGTTGYASTKYIEAANTSVKGVSSSSSVEKVIQSGMKYLGTPYEYGSSRSTTTTFDCSDLMRQIFMEGADLKLPSDSRSQGAYIQEKGAAVYSTSQLKRGDLVFFMSYRGSSASAYAGVNKSSQRITHVAMYLGDGKLLHTYSSQAGGVMVDDFDGSWKYRFLFGGSPL; this comes from the coding sequence ATGAACTTGAACATGATGAACAACTCCAGCAAACCGTGGAAAAAAATCTGCACAAGCGCGCTGCTTTCTGTCGCGATCGCCGGGGCTTTTGCCTTTGGTCCGGCACAACAGGCAGCGGCTGCCGCCTCAGCTGAGGCATCGGGCAATGTCTATCTGCGCAGCACGCCTTCTTCCGGAGGCAAGGTTGTGGACAAGATTTATAAAGGCGACGATGTGAGCATTCTGGCGCAGTCGGGCGACTGGTATCGCATTCGTACCGGAGACGGGACGACGGGTTATGCTTCCACCAAATACATTGAGGCGGCCAATACGTCGGTTAAAGGCGTGTCGAGCAGCTCGAGCGTCGAGAAGGTCATTCAGTCGGGCATGAAATATTTGGGCACACCCTATGAATACGGATCGAGCCGCAGCACAACCACCACGTTTGACTGCTCGGACCTGATGCGTCAAATCTTTATGGAGGGAGCGGATCTGAAGCTTCCGTCCGACTCACGCTCCCAGGGTGCCTACATTCAGGAGAAGGGGGCCGCGGTGTACAGCACCAGCCAGTTGAAGCGCGGGGATCTGGTATTCTTTATGAGCTACCGGGGCTCTTCTGCTTCAGCGTATGCCGGGGTGAACAAGTCATCGCAGAGAATTACCCATGTCGCCATGTACCTGGGAGATGGCAAGCTGCTGCACACGTACTCCAGCCAAGCCGGGGGAGTCATGGTTGATGACTTTGACGGCTCCTGGAAGTATCGCTTCCTGTTTGGCGGCTCTCCGCTATAA
- a CDS encoding YwbE family protein, with product MNGQQRSAIRPGLVVDIVLKQHQRTGQLTRGVVKDLLTNSPTHPHGIKVRLQDGQVGRVKHIVTEGSS from the coding sequence ATGAACGGACAACAGCGATCCGCGATCCGGCCAGGCCTTGTGGTGGATATTGTTCTCAAGCAGCATCAGCGGACAGGACAGCTTACCCGCGGAGTGGTGAAGGATCTCTTAACGAACTCGCCAACCCATCCGCATGGGATCAAGGTCCGCCTCCAGGACGGTCAGGTTGGCCGGGTAAAGCATATTGTAACCGAAGGCTCCAGCTAA
- a CDS encoding MerR family transcriptional regulator translates to MAYNLQDIARVSGVGAPRLQEWIRQGLLQLSPDEEGSTRFEEQDLLRLQLILLNMELHIPASQLKLTLDEQEQDIVAALLAHKQSLMDKVRRLQMMTETIDRTLSDLEKGAGPNPETWLAGLGGQGAPESGYLSNDSLHIEEGPSQEGREEDSRWSKDDYLSTQKEADEIYLDLCRAMDSGLKPEHPEVQSIIDRHYRWVGHFYTPSKKIYIDLGELYVEQDDFKKLYDVYHPRLAHYLRDAMKVYAEARL, encoded by the coding sequence ATGGCTTACAACCTGCAGGATATCGCCCGTGTTTCCGGTGTCGGAGCTCCCAGGCTGCAGGAATGGATAAGGCAGGGATTGCTGCAACTGTCCCCGGATGAAGAGGGCAGCACCCGTTTTGAGGAACAGGATCTGCTGAGATTGCAGCTCATCCTTTTAAATATGGAGCTACACATCCCTGCAAGTCAGCTGAAGCTGACGTTGGATGAGCAGGAGCAGGACATTGTCGCGGCGCTGCTGGCCCACAAGCAGAGCCTGATGGACAAGGTCCGCCGGCTCCAGATGATGACAGAGACGATTGACCGAACCCTGTCTGATCTGGAGAAGGGGGCGGGGCCGAATCCGGAGACCTGGCTTGCCGGGCTGGGCGGCCAAGGCGCTCCGGAGTCCGGCTATTTGAGCAATGACAGTCTACACATTGAAGAAGGCCCCTCGCAGGAGGGGCGGGAGGAGGACAGCCGCTGGTCCAAGGATGATTATTTGAGCACCCAGAAGGAAGCGGATGAGATTTATCTGGATCTATGCCGGGCCATGGATTCCGGCCTGAAGCCGGAGCACCCGGAGGTGCAGAGCATCATTGACAGGCACTACCGCTGGGTAGGCCATTTCTACACGCCGAGTAAGAAGATATATATTGATCTTGGAGAGCTGTACGTGGAGCAGGATGATTTCAAGAAGCTGTACGATGTCTATCATCCGCGCCTCGCCCACTATCTTCGGGATGCCATGAAGGTGTATGCCGAAGCCAGGTTATAG
- a CDS encoding GAF domain-containing protein: MFHNMPYEGTASEQYTQVLGQLKALIHDEPSSVANMANASALLQHFLKDINWVGFYIYDGKELVLGPFQGLPACIRIPLNRGVCGTAAALLKTLVVEDVHAFPGHIACDAASNSEIVIPVLKDGKLFGVLDIDSPMKNRFSPEDQQFLEEFVGILQETL; this comes from the coding sequence ATGTTCCACAATATGCCTTACGAAGGAACAGCAAGTGAACAATATACCCAGGTTCTGGGACAGCTCAAAGCTCTGATCCACGACGAGCCTAGCAGCGTAGCCAATATGGCGAACGCCTCAGCCTTGCTTCAGCATTTTCTGAAGGATATTAACTGGGTCGGCTTTTATATTTATGATGGCAAGGAGCTGGTCCTCGGACCGTTCCAGGGACTGCCTGCCTGCATTCGCATTCCGCTGAACCGCGGCGTATGCGGCACAGCAGCGGCGCTCCTGAAGACGCTCGTCGTGGAAGACGTCCATGCCTTCCCTGGACATATCGCCTGTGATGCAGCTTCCAACAGCGAAATTGTCATTCCCGTACTGAAGGACGGGAAGCTGTTCGGCGTGCTGGACATCGACAGCCCGATGAAGAACCGGTTCAGCCCGGAGGATCAGCAATTTCTGGAAGAGTTCGTCGGTATTCTGCAGGAGACTCTGTAA
- a CDS encoding alpha/beta hydrolase — MYIAITIVILMVMLTAAITQFGYVQITQMRVKNDLRLFTILEGLGLYSRDRYEALAKTEVTLQSIDGFKLSGAAIAPHPRSKRWMIIVHGYTGSRAFSTQFLDMFTEEGFNVLLIDQRRHGQSEGRFTTYGYQEKYDVQAWVNWLLEHYGEELEIGLHGQSLGGGTVLEYLSLDVPPQVKLVISDCAYSDLSELMKHQITKLNRLPVHFLKWVNNRIRKKAGFSFEQVSPIRSVQQSPLPVLFIHGSRDNYVPTHMSMDMYEAKQGPKRLLLIEGANHAAAYHVHPQQYREEVRSFIREYLGEASAASKSALESLGAAKESTDPSARVPLFPDSISSL, encoded by the coding sequence ATGTATATTGCGATTACGATTGTCATCCTGATGGTCATGCTGACTGCAGCCATCACGCAGTTCGGGTACGTTCAAATTACGCAGATGAGGGTCAAGAACGACCTGCGGCTGTTTACCATCCTGGAAGGTCTGGGACTGTACAGCCGGGACCGCTACGAGGCACTGGCCAAGACCGAGGTTACCCTGCAGAGCATCGACGGGTTTAAGCTATCCGGCGCCGCCATAGCACCGCATCCCCGCTCCAAGCGATGGATGATTATCGTGCACGGCTACACCGGCTCCCGGGCTTTCTCCACCCAGTTCCTGGATATGTTTACGGAGGAAGGATTCAATGTGCTGCTGATCGACCAGCGCCGTCACGGGCAGAGCGAGGGCCGCTTTACTACGTACGGCTATCAGGAGAAATATGATGTGCAGGCTTGGGTGAACTGGCTGCTTGAGCATTATGGCGAGGAGCTCGAAATCGGTCTTCATGGTCAATCTCTCGGCGGCGGCACGGTGCTGGAGTACTTATCCCTGGACGTCCCACCCCAGGTGAAGCTCGTCATTTCCGACTGTGCTTACTCGGATCTCAGCGAGCTGATGAAGCATCAGATTACGAAGCTGAACAGGCTGCCTGTTCATTTCCTGAAATGGGTTAACAACCGGATCCGCAAAAAAGCAGGCTTTAGCTTCGAGCAGGTCAGTCCCATCCGCAGCGTGCAGCAAAGTCCGCTTCCTGTGCTTTTTATTCACGGCTCCCGCGATAATTATGTTCCCACTCACATGAGCATGGACATGTACGAAGCCAAGCAGGGTCCCAAACGGCTTCTGCTGATTGAAGGCGCAAATCATGCCGCAGCCTACCATGTCCATCCCCAGCAGTACCGCGAGGAGGTTCGGTCCTTTATCCGGGAATATCTTGGTGAAGCCTCCGCCGCGTCTAAGTCTGCTCTAGAGTCATTAGGGGCTGCAAAGGAATCGACTGACCCGTCGGCGCGCGTCCCGCTCTTTCCGGATTCGATTTCCAGCCTGTAG
- a CDS encoding energy-coupling factor transporter transmembrane component T family protein, giving the protein MLIQYEAGSSLLHRWDPLGKLAGLLCIAVMAMLWKGTASQLLLLGLCIVAARWGAGMSWRRMYRGVRLIAAVALPYFLLTALTVSGETVWLTWGPLRLTVEAVDQAGEMSLRMISLFLSSLTYIATTNPQELVAEMVQRLRIPYRFAFGISTALTFLPMLEEEGEMIRAAQQVRGGRPPKGLKGRLAWGARFIAAVLLNSLRRVQQTAGAMESKGFTAYSHRTFRNKSVIPWWSLPLFLLMAGLTVWTGIYM; this is encoded by the coding sequence ATGCTGATCCAATACGAAGCAGGCAGCAGCCTGCTGCATCGCTGGGACCCGCTCGGAAAGCTGGCGGGACTCCTGTGTATTGCGGTTATGGCTATGCTGTGGAAGGGAACCGCCAGCCAGCTGCTGCTGCTCGGGCTGTGCATTGTGGCAGCCAGGTGGGGCGCCGGGATGTCGTGGCGGCGCATGTACCGCGGGGTGCGGTTGATTGCGGCGGTGGCGCTGCCTTATTTTCTGCTCACGGCTTTGACCGTGTCTGGGGAAACGGTATGGCTGACGTGGGGGCCGCTGCGGCTGACCGTGGAGGCAGTAGACCAGGCCGGGGAAATGAGCCTGCGAATGATCAGCCTGTTTCTGTCCTCTCTGACTTATATCGCTACAACAAATCCACAGGAGCTGGTGGCGGAGATGGTGCAGCGGCTGCGTATTCCTTATCGCTTTGCGTTTGGCATTTCCACGGCGTTAACCTTTCTTCCTATGCTGGAGGAGGAGGGGGAGATGATCCGGGCAGCCCAGCAAGTGCGGGGAGGGCGGCCGCCGAAGGGATTGAAGGGAAGACTGGCCTGGGGGGCAAGATTCATTGCTGCCGTGCTGCTGAACAGCCTGCGCAGAGTGCAGCAGACGGCGGGAGCGATGGAGTCTAAAGGCTTTACTGCTTATTCCCATAGGACCTTTCGGAACAAGAGCGTGATCCCATGGTGGAGCCTGCCATTATTCCTGCTCATGGCGGGTTTGACGGTATGGACGGGCATCTACATGTAG
- a CDS encoding ECF transporter S component: MQASRKFTTQDIVLMAMLAAVNGVLTMYLSPVNKLLTSLGGPIATSVTTGLYIVYGLLAYYIIRKPGTAAITFMIGGTIQALTGPTYGIPACFTAAACYAVVAEGLFAAFRYKKWSTGVMMLAGGALVPLWFVFAAQMFKYTAWPAGVLAAALAVRIVSGVVLCGLLAKVIGDAVEKTGLLRRFALGMKG, translated from the coding sequence ATGCAAGCATCCAGAAAATTTACGACTCAGGATATTGTCCTGATGGCCATGCTGGCCGCGGTCAATGGCGTGCTGACGATGTACCTGAGCCCGGTGAACAAGCTGCTGACAAGCCTGGGAGGACCGATTGCCACTTCTGTCACTACAGGGCTGTATATCGTGTATGGCCTGCTCGCCTATTACATTATCCGTAAGCCGGGAACAGCGGCCATTACCTTCATGATCGGCGGTACCATTCAGGCATTGACGGGACCGACTTACGGCATTCCGGCCTGTTTTACCGCGGCAGCCTGTTATGCGGTCGTTGCTGAGGGTCTCTTCGCCGCATTCCGTTACAAGAAATGGAGCACTGGCGTAATGATGCTGGCCGGCGGTGCGCTCGTGCCGCTGTGGTTCGTATTCGCGGCGCAGATGTTCAAATATACTGCCTGGCCTGCTGGCGTCCTGGCGGCGGCACTGGCCGTGCGCATTGTGAGCGGTGTCGTGCTGTGCGGCCTGCTGGCGAAGGTCATCGGCGATGCCGTGGAGAAGACCGGACTGCTCCGCCGGTTTGCACTGGGCATGAAGGGCTAG
- a CDS encoding ABC transporter ATP-binding protein, with protein MRTAAVVKAVHSEQLSYRYDGESSYALKEVNLEILCGSWTAIIGASGSGKSTLCQLLNGTLPRSGGGLREGKLEVMGLDPAAAELAELIPAAGVLFQEHEAQLVRGIVEDEVAFGPENLCHPPEEVNRRIDLALAAVQLSDRRHDAVRRLSGGQRQRTAIAAVLSLQPQLLVFDDACASLDAAAQGSFLQLCTALQEEGRTVITASGRFDDAARSASRVIVLSGGGVVLDGPPAELLRRCHGQLAELGLLPRLPREAAAAAPLGPALLEVKGLTFTYPGGRRALAGAAFTLRRGEWALLTGKNGSGKTTLSRLLMGLAPAPRGTISYEGRDLAGRPVHETAALFGYVFQQPEHMFTSHSVWEELIYGLHGGLPPAQRPELTPQQRELAEELLAEAGLTARLEASPYLLSRGERRLLAVICQLILPKALYILDEPTAGMDYRDISRIVKLCRSACHRGAAVLLITHDPELLAAEATLSLHLDGGRLTAVPARQTQL; from the coding sequence ATGAGGACAGCAGCGGTCGTAAAAGCTGTTCACAGTGAGCAGCTTTCTTACCGGTATGACGGTGAATCCTCCTATGCGCTGAAGGAGGTCAATCTTGAAATTCTCTGTGGCAGCTGGACGGCGATCATTGGCGCAAGCGGCAGCGGTAAATCAACCCTCTGTCAGCTGCTGAACGGCACGCTGCCGCGAAGCGGCGGCGGGCTGCGGGAGGGGAAGCTGGAAGTGATGGGGCTGGACCCTGCCGCAGCGGAGCTGGCGGAGCTCATTCCGGCTGCGGGTGTGCTTTTTCAGGAGCATGAGGCACAGCTGGTGAGAGGGATCGTGGAGGACGAGGTCGCGTTCGGCCCGGAGAACCTCTGCCATCCGCCGGAGGAAGTGAACCGGCGGATAGATCTGGCTCTGGCGGCGGTCCAGCTGAGTGACCGCCGGCACGATGCCGTGCGCCGCTTGTCCGGAGGACAGCGGCAGCGTACGGCCATTGCTGCGGTGCTGTCTCTGCAGCCGCAGCTGCTCGTCTTCGACGACGCCTGCGCGAGTCTCGACGCCGCGGCGCAGGGAAGCTTCCTGCAGCTGTGCACCGCGCTGCAGGAAGAGGGCCGGACGGTAATCACCGCGTCCGGCCGCTTTGACGATGCCGCGCGCTCCGCGTCGCGCGTCATCGTCCTGAGCGGCGGCGGCGTCGTGCTCGACGGGCCGCCGGCAGAGCTGCTGCGCCGCTGCCATGGGCAGCTGGCGGAGCTGGGTCTGCTGCCTCGCCTGCCGCGTGAGGCAGCGGCGGCTGCGCCGCTGGGGCCCGCCCTGCTGGAGGTGAAGGGTCTAACCTTCACCTATCCCGGCGGCCGGCGGGCTCTGGCAGGCGCAGCCTTTACCCTGCGCAGGGGCGAATGGGCCCTGCTCACGGGAAAGAACGGCTCAGGCAAGACGACCCTGAGCCGCCTGCTCATGGGCCTTGCGCCCGCGCCGCGGGGCACGATCTCATATGAGGGCAGGGACCTGGCCGGACGGCCTGTCCATGAAACAGCTGCCCTGTTCGGATACGTGTTCCAGCAGCCGGAGCATATGTTCACCTCCCACAGTGTATGGGAGGAGCTGATCTACGGCCTGCATGGCGGCCTGCCGCCGGCACAGCGGCCGGAGCTGACGCCGCAGCAGCGCGAGCTGGCGGAGGAGCTGCTGGCCGAGGCGGGATTGACCGCCCGGCTGGAAGCCTCGCCATATCTCCTCAGCCGGGGTGAACGCCGCCTGCTGGCTGTCATATGCCAGCTGATTCTTCCCAAGGCGCTGTACATTCTGGACGAGCCGACGGCCGGGATGGACTACCGGGATATCAGCCGAATTGTGAAGCTGTGCCGGAGTGCCTGCCACCGCGGTGCAGCCGTGCTCCTGATTACGCATGACCCCGAGCTGCTGGCTGCTGAAGCCACGCTTTCCCTTCATTTGGATGGCGGGAGGCTGACCGCAGTACCCGCGCGGCAGACTCAGTTATAG
- the ltrA gene encoding group II intron reverse transcriptase/maturase — MNANRLTTPKENVQQLQEKLGHAAKENKKRRFHALYDKVYRMDILWEAWRRVRANKGSAGVDGETLTDIEKQGEYLFLLECQRLLKEGRYHPQPVRRHYIPKKDGKQRPLGIPTIRDRVIQMATKLVMEPIFEADFQESSFGFRPKRSAKGALDRIRKACNRKGNWVIDVDIQGYFDNINQEKLMKLVEMRISDRRMLKLVRKWLQAGVMEEGTVRRSDLGTPQGGVISPLLANIYLNYFDILWERHGSGHGELTRYADDFVVVCKTKKDADRSYELIRAIMDRLELTLHPTKTRIVGLWTGEEGFDFLGMHHRKTKAETSKGKVYYTTQQWLTRKAEERIREVVKDRLAPPGMRHKSLLEQVNWLNPKIQGWRNYYYTAHSQRKMAKLDWYILQRLARWYAKKRQRARWMSSVREVKFMARQHGLKTLL, encoded by the coding sequence GTGAATGCCAATCGGCTAACAACACCAAAGGAAAACGTTCAACAACTCCAAGAGAAACTAGGTCATGCGGCCAAGGAAAACAAGAAACGCAGATTCCACGCTTTGTATGACAAGGTCTACCGAATGGACATTTTGTGGGAAGCATGGCGCAGGGTGCGAGCCAATAAAGGCTCGGCGGGCGTCGACGGTGAGACGCTGACGGACATCGAGAAGCAAGGCGAATACCTCTTCTTGCTTGAATGCCAACGGCTTTTAAAAGAGGGGCGCTACCACCCACAGCCTGTTCGGCGGCATTACATCCCGAAGAAAGATGGGAAGCAAAGACCGCTTGGTATTCCGACCATTCGAGATCGCGTCATACAAATGGCAACAAAACTAGTCATGGAACCGATCTTTGAAGCCGATTTTCAGGAATCCTCATTTGGATTCCGTCCGAAGAGAAGTGCGAAGGGAGCGCTGGACCGGATCCGGAAGGCATGCAATCGCAAGGGAAATTGGGTGATCGACGTCGACATCCAAGGCTACTTCGACAACATCAATCAAGAGAAGCTTATGAAACTGGTTGAAATGCGAATCAGTGACAGACGAATGTTGAAGCTGGTTCGGAAGTGGTTACAAGCGGGAGTGATGGAAGAAGGGACGGTAAGGCGCTCAGATTTGGGAACACCGCAAGGCGGGGTAATATCTCCGCTGCTTGCGAACATTTACCTCAATTACTTCGACATTCTGTGGGAACGACATGGGAGCGGTCACGGAGAACTAACGCGTTATGCGGATGACTTCGTGGTTGTATGCAAAACGAAGAAAGACGCAGACCGATCGTACGAACTTATTCGTGCGATTATGGATCGTCTCGAACTCACCTTGCATCCAACCAAAACGCGCATCGTCGGACTGTGGACAGGAGAAGAAGGCTTCGACTTTCTCGGTATGCATCATCGCAAGACGAAAGCAGAAACCTCCAAAGGAAAAGTGTATTACACCACTCAGCAATGGCTGACTCGGAAAGCAGAAGAACGCATTCGGGAAGTCGTAAAAGACCGTCTGGCACCGCCGGGTATGCGGCACAAGTCGTTACTTGAACAGGTCAATTGGTTAAATCCCAAGATACAAGGCTGGCGGAATTATTACTACACCGCCCACAGTCAGCGGAAGATGGCAAAGCTGGATTGGTACATTCTTCAGAGGCTTGCGAGATGGTACGCGAAGAAGCGGCAACGCGCACGATGGATGAGTTCTGTGCGCGAGGTTAAATTCATGGCTAGACAACATGGACTCAAAACGCTCTTGTAA
- a CDS encoding ABC transporter ATP-binding protein, with the protein MENENEKPSQSRANTRPVLSVNIQEAGYEPGKLQIQDIVFSVAPGELLGLIGPNGAGKSTTIKTMLGLLEHAKSDIYIAGDPPRYAYVPEQPIYYEDLTLWEHLDLAAAAFGLPESHFERKGNELLQQFGMDHVRHDLPGGFSKGMKQKMMLMIGFLSSPEVYIIDEPFIGLDPRATKDFLGLLNQERERGAGILMCTHVLDTAERICDSFMMLSNGRIVSRGTLQDIRQAAGLPEGSLFDCFDAMT; encoded by the coding sequence ATGGAAAATGAGAATGAAAAACCCTCACAAAGCAGGGCGAACACACGCCCGGTGCTGAGCGTAAATATCCAGGAAGCCGGCTATGAGCCCGGCAAGCTGCAAATCCAGGATATTGTCTTTAGCGTCGCACCTGGCGAGCTGCTGGGGCTGATCGGTCCCAATGGCGCCGGCAAAAGCACAACCATTAAAACCATGCTGGGCCTGCTGGAGCATGCCAAATCAGACATTTACATAGCGGGAGATCCGCCCCGGTACGCCTATGTGCCGGAGCAGCCGATCTATTATGAGGATTTAACCCTGTGGGAGCATCTGGATCTGGCTGCTGCTGCCTTCGGCCTCCCTGAATCCCACTTTGAACGGAAGGGGAATGAGCTTCTGCAGCAGTTCGGCATGGATCATGTCAGGCATGATCTGCCGGGCGGCTTCTCCAAAGGCATGAAGCAGAAAATGATGCTTATGATCGGCTTTCTGTCCTCGCCCGAGGTTTATATCATTGACGAGCCGTTCATCGGTCTGGATCCCAGAGCGACAAAGGATTTCCTGGGGCTGCTGAATCAGGAACGGGAGCGGGGAGCAGGCATCTTAATGTGTACGCACGTGCTGGATACGGCAGAGCGAATCTGTGATTCCTTTATGATGCTCTCGAACGGGCGGATCGTATCGCGGGGAACCCTCCAAGACATTCGGCAGGCCGCTGGTCTGCCGGAGGGCTCGCTGTTTGACTGCTTTGATGCCATGACATGA